CAGGCGCTTCCGCATTTGGGGGGGAGAATATTATTTTGAAATCGTTTTGATGATGTGGGATTTGTTTCTTAATATAGGGAATTTTATTGAAAATCGTAAATTTTCTGAATTTTTATTCGAAAAAGGGTTGTTTTTCAAAAGTAATATATATAGAATATTCACTATATTAAAATTATTTTTTATTCCACATCAAGGAGAGATTCACATGGTTACTTTTTTTGCATCATTATTTCTGCTGGTTGCAGGTTATTTTGTTTATGCCAAAGTAGTGGAAAAAATATTTGGTATTGACGATAGTCGACAAACACCAGCCTATACACAAGCAGATGGTATGGACTATGTACCAATGAGTTGGTGGAAAGGAAGCTTAATCCAATTATTAAATATTGCTGGATTAGGTCCGATTTTCGGGGCTATTACTGGTGCCCTGTATGGTCCAGTTGCGTTTATTTGGATCGTCATTGGTTGTATTTTTGCAGGCGGGGTTCATGATTATTTTTCTGGGATGCTGTCACTAAGGCATAATGGGGAACAGTATCCATCACTCGTTGGCCGTTATTTAGGAAATGCTATGAAGGCAATTATTAATATCATGTCAATTATTTTAATGGTTTTAGTTGCTGCCGCATTTGTAGCGGGTCCAGCACAGTTAATTGATCAAATTACTCCACTTAATTTCACAATGGCACTTGTTTTTGTTTTTGTTTATTTTATTTTAGCCGCTGTTTTACCAGTGAATCGAATCATTGGAAAAATTTATCCGATTTTTGGAGCTATTTTAATCTTTATGGCCGTTTCAATTGCAATCGCATTATTATTTATGGATCGTTCGATTCCGAATTTAACATTTGAAAATTTACATCCCGGAGAGTTGCCAATATGGCCACTTCTAATGGTGACAATCTCTTGTGGGGCTATTTCTGGGTTCCATTGTACTCAAAGCCCAATCGTGGCTCGTACAATGAAAAAAGAGTCTGATGGTCGCAAAATTTTCTACGGTGCGATGGTTGGTGAAGGAATTATTGCCCTTATTTGGGCCGCAGCGGGAATGACCTTTTTCGGTGGAACAGGTGGGCTTCAAGAAGCGATGGCTGCAGGTGGTCCAGCTGGGGTAGTAAATGAAATTTCTACTTCTCTATTAGGAACATTAGGTGGTATTTTAGCGATTTTAGGTGTTATTATTTTACCGATCACAACAGGGGATACAGCACTTCGGTCTTCAAGGATGATGTTGACAGATCTATTATCGAAATTTATGAACACTGATAATAGAGGGATGATTCTTTTCATCACATTAGCAGTAGGGGCACCCACTTTCTATCTATCAACCATTGATTACTCATTTTTATGGCGGTATGTAGGATGGACAAATCAGTTTGTCGCGACAGTCATGTTATGGACAGCTGCTATATATTTATTGAAACAGCATAAATTCCATTGGATCGCAGGAGTCCCGGCTATCTTTATGACAGCTGTCGTCTGTACGTATATTTTCTATGCACCAGAAGGATTACAATTACCATATAATACATCCATGATCATCGGATTTATACTAACAGGAATCGTACTCCTATGGTATGCATGGATGATCATCAAACACAAACAATCCATCACAGCCAACCAACAATCAACAGTAGCATAAAAACAAGACCACCCAAAACCACATGAGGACAAGCACCCCATGTGGTTTTGGTTTTAGATGTCATATTTTTACAGGTGCCAGGCACCATCCAAAATAAGGGAAATCTCTTTAAAGGAATTGTAAAATGTGAAGGGAAGGGTGATTTTTTCTTGACTTGTTTTGGGATGAGGGCTAAACTACATAGTAACTTCAATTCATTAGCATATTAGCAGACTAAAGGATTTCGGAAAAATAAATCTATTGGGTGATCTTATGTCAAAACTTTTTATGTTTGAAAAGCCTGTTGGGATGAGGGACACACTCCCACATATTTATGAAGAGAAACGAAAAATAAAGCAGAGTATGTATAAAGAAATTAAATCCTGGGGATATCAGTTTATCGAGACTCCAACACTAGAATATTATGAAACGGTTGGAACCGCCTCGGCGATTTTGGATCAACAGTTATTTAAACTTCTCGATCAGCAAGGTCACACACTTGTGTTGCGACCGGAAATGACGGCACCAATTGCGAGGTTTGCGGCAGCGAAATTATTAAAAGAGCAAGTCCCATTACGTCTAGCCTATCGTGCTAATGTGTATCGGGCACAGCAACGGGAAGGCGGAAGAGCTGCGGAATTTGAACAATTAGGGATTGAAAATATTGGGGACGATACTGTTAGTGCTGATGCAGAGATCATTGCTTTAATGGTTTCTTCATTACGGGAAATTGGACTAGAAAATTTTCAAATTTCCATCGGTCATATCCAATATGTAGGGGAATTATTTAATCAAATCCTAGGAACTGAAGATCGTGCGAGTACCCTTCGCCGCTATTTATACGAAAAAAACTATGTTGGATTTAAAGAGCATGTAAAACAATTGCCACTGTCATCCATTGATCAACAACGACTCCTAACCTTCTTGAATTTAAACGGTAGTGAAAAATGTTTAGATCAAGCTTATAAGCTGATTGAAGGAGAAGAAGGATTACAGGCCGTACGTGAGTTAAAGCAACTTTGGGGATTATTACAAGAGTATGGTGTAGATCAATATGTGAAATTTGATTTATCACTCGTTAGTCATATGAGTTATTATACAGGGATTTTATTTGAAGTTTACGCCGATAAGGTGGGGTATCCAATTGGAAATGGTGGTCGTTATAATGACCTTCTACAAAAATTTGGTTATCCTGCAAGTGCAACAGGGTTTGGTGTACGGGTAGATTATTTATTGGAAGCGATTGGAACATCCGAATCAACTGAAGAAACTCAATGTATTTTATTTAGTAAAGATCGACGTAAAGAAGCGATTCTACAGGCAAAAAAATTAAGAAAAAATGGCGAATCTGTCGTCTTACAAGATATTGTAGGAGTAGGCGATGTAGATAGCTTTACGAGTACTTTTGATCAAGTCCATTTCTATGTAGGTTCAACAGTGAATGCCGAGGTGAAGCGATAATGTCTTATTTAACAATTGCAATGCCTAAGGGAAGAATCTTTCATGAAGCTGTCGATTTGCTTCGAAAGTCAAATTATCAGCTTCCTCCAGAATTTGATGAATCCAGAAAGCTCATTATTGAAATAGAGGAAGAACAACTTAGATTTATATTAGCGAAACCAATGGATGTGCCTACCTATGTTGAATATGGTGTGGCGGATCTTGGGATTGCAGGGAAAGATGTCATGCTGGAAGAAGAAAGAGATGTGTATGAACTACTTGATTTAAAAATTAGTCCATGCTATTTAGCTGTTGCGGGACTTCCTGATACAAAGATGAATGAAGTAGCTCCGAAAATTGCAACGAAGTATCCGAGAGTAGCTTCTTCTTATTTTCGTGAACAAGGAGAACAAGTAGAGATTATCAAATTAAATGGTTCAATTGAATTAGCGCCAATCATTGGTCTTGCCGATCGTATTGTCGATATCGTTTCAACAGGAAGAACATTAAAGGAAAATGGTCTTGTCGAATATGAACATATTGTGGATATCACTTCTCGATTAATTGTCAATCCAGTGAGTTACCGAATGAAAAACGAGCGGATACAAGAATTAGTCGATCGATTAAATGACGTTATTTTAGAAAAACAATAATCGTGAAAATGAATCAATAATCAAACGAGGAAGGGGCGGGGCAAAGTCGTGGAATTTTGACGCCCCCCTGTACAAGAAAAGGTGATGTGTTTATGAAAATTCAGCAAATCACGAAGGAAGTGTCGATAAAACGCTCCGTCGACAGCGGGACAGAGGAACAAAGAAAAACTGTACAACAAATTATTCGAACAGTAAGAGAACAAGGGGACCAAGCATTATTTGATTATACGAAGCAATTTGATCAAGTAGAGTTAACGAGTTTAAAAGTAACACAAGAAGAAATTGACCAAGCTTACGAAAATATGAAACAAGAACATATTGACATCATAAAAGAAGCTGCGGCCAATATTCGGAAATTTCACGAAAAACAATTACGAGAAACATGGCTTTATGCTGATCAACATGGCAGTGTTCTTGGACAAAAAATGACCCCGCTTGATTCAGTCGGTGTATATGTCCCAGGGGGAACGGCAGCCTATCCTTCTTCTGTATTAATGAATGTGATGCCGGCCAAAGTAGCTGGGGTAAAAAGAATTGCCATGGTTTCGCCACCTGGTAAAACAACCTCTTTACCTGACGGAGTGTTAGTGGCTGCCAATGAAGCAGGTGTAAAAGAAATCTGGAAAGTTGGAGGCTCACAAGCCGTTGCGGCATTGGCCTATGGAACGGAAACGATTCGTCCTGTTGATAAAATCGTTGGACCTGGAAATATTTATGTCGCATTAGCAAAACGAGAAGTGTTTGGCGATATTGATATTGATATGATTGCAGGGCCAAGTGAAATTACAATTTT
This DNA window, taken from Oikeobacillus pervagus, encodes the following:
- a CDS encoding ATP phosphoribosyltransferase regulatory subunit encodes the protein MSKLFMFEKPVGMRDTLPHIYEEKRKIKQSMYKEIKSWGYQFIETPTLEYYETVGTASAILDQQLFKLLDQQGHTLVLRPEMTAPIARFAAAKLLKEQVPLRLAYRANVYRAQQREGGRAAEFEQLGIENIGDDTVSADAEIIALMVSSLREIGLENFQISIGHIQYVGELFNQILGTEDRASTLRRYLYEKNYVGFKEHVKQLPLSSIDQQRLLTFLNLNGSEKCLDQAYKLIEGEEGLQAVRELKQLWGLLQEYGVDQYVKFDLSLVSHMSYYTGILFEVYADKVGYPIGNGGRYNDLLQKFGYPASATGFGVRVDYLLEAIGTSESTEETQCILFSKDRRKEAILQAKKLRKNGESVVLQDIVGVGDVDSFTSTFDQVHFYVGSTVNAEVKR
- a CDS encoding carbon starvation CstA family protein, which codes for MVTFFASLFLLVAGYFVYAKVVEKIFGIDDSRQTPAYTQADGMDYVPMSWWKGSLIQLLNIAGLGPIFGAITGALYGPVAFIWIVIGCIFAGGVHDYFSGMLSLRHNGEQYPSLVGRYLGNAMKAIINIMSIILMVLVAAAFVAGPAQLIDQITPLNFTMALVFVFVYFILAAVLPVNRIIGKIYPIFGAILIFMAVSIAIALLFMDRSIPNLTFENLHPGELPIWPLLMVTISCGAISGFHCTQSPIVARTMKKESDGRKIFYGAMVGEGIIALIWAAAGMTFFGGTGGLQEAMAAGGPAGVVNEISTSLLGTLGGILAILGVIILPITTGDTALRSSRMMLTDLLSKFMNTDNRGMILFITLAVGAPTFYLSTIDYSFLWRYVGWTNQFVATVMLWTAAIYLLKQHKFHWIAGVPAIFMTAVVCTYIFYAPEGLQLPYNTSMIIGFILTGIVLLWYAWMIIKHKQSITANQQSTVA
- the hisD gene encoding histidinol dehydrogenase, translating into MKIQQITKEVSIKRSVDSGTEEQRKTVQQIIRTVREQGDQALFDYTKQFDQVELTSLKVTQEEIDQAYENMKQEHIDIIKEAAANIRKFHEKQLRETWLYADQHGSVLGQKMTPLDSVGVYVPGGTAAYPSSVLMNVMPAKVAGVKRIAMVSPPGKTTSLPDGVLVAANEAGVKEIWKVGGSQAVAALAYGTETIRPVDKIVGPGNIYVALAKREVFGDIDIDMIAGPSEITILADETAIPRELAADLLSQAEHDMRASSVLVTTSQNIAEQTAIEVERQLADLPRYEIAKQSIENYGAIYVADNLFQALDVVNQLAPEHLEVMTKNPFEIVKHIRHAGAIFLGRYSSEPVGDYFAGPNHVLPTNGTARFSSPLSVDDFMKKSSIIAYSEEALQRNYEKIAAFARLEGLEAHARAVEARFK
- the hisG gene encoding ATP phosphoribosyltransferase, with amino-acid sequence MSYLTIAMPKGRIFHEAVDLLRKSNYQLPPEFDESRKLIIEIEEEQLRFILAKPMDVPTYVEYGVADLGIAGKDVMLEEERDVYELLDLKISPCYLAVAGLPDTKMNEVAPKIATKYPRVASSYFREQGEQVEIIKLNGSIELAPIIGLADRIVDIVSTGRTLKENGLVEYEHIVDITSRLIVNPVSYRMKNERIQELVDRLNDVILEKQ